The genomic interval AACGCGATATAAATATCGCGTTTTTTGAGAATAGGATATTCAACCGTGTAACTCGTTGAAGAATCGACCATTGAAAGCCAGATTCTTCGACAATAACGTTATTATGGTGTAAAGGTTGATCCTGGTGTTGATGGTAATTCTGGCATAGTTTGTTTTGGAAATTGACCTGTTAGCGCATTTAAAAAAGCAATAATATCAGCAGTCTCGTTATCTGATAAATCTTTATTAAGTTGTAATTTAGCCATTATTTCAACGGCTTGCTTTAAGGTTTTAACCGAACCATTATGAAAATAAGGTGCCGTTAGCGCAATATTACGTAAGGTTGGGACTTTCCAGAAATGTTCATCTTTTTCTTTTTCAGTGACTTCTGCAAGCCCTTTGTCTTTTTTGAAGTTAAATTTAGCTTCAAAATAGCCATTGTCATTCGCTGGAAATTTTTGGAACGTACCTGCTCCATTAAAAGCAGCGCCACTATGGCAAGAGGTACACCCTAATTCAGCCACTTTTTTCATGCCTCGAATTTGTTGAGGGGTTAACGCGGATTTATCGCCGTTTACAAATTTATCATAAGGGCTGTTAGGGGTAATTAAGGTTCGTTCATAAGCCGCAATCGCTTTAGTGGCATTTTCTTCTGAAATTGAATCTTTACCAAACACCGCAGTAAAGGCCGTTTGATAACCTTCAACTGCTTTTAAGCGGACAACGACATCATCCCAACTTTTCATTCCCATTTCAATGGGGTTAGTGACAGGGCCTGCGGCTTGAGCTTCTAAACTGGGCGCACGTCCATCCCAAAATTGTACTTTATTAAACGCAGCATTCCAAACGGTTGGCGCACTTCGTCCCCCGACTTGACCATGAACGCCCATAGAGCCTGCACGGTTGTCTTCGCCACCTGCCATCGTGTTATGGCAGGATGCACAGGAAACGGTGCCTGTTGAAGATAAACGAGGATCATGATAAAGCATTTGCCCTAATTTAACTTTTTCAGCGGTTGTGGGGTTATCCGCAGGTGCAGGGGCTTTTGTGGGTAAGCTTTCCCATGCGTGTGCCATAGAAACAGAGCTTGCAAGCGTAATTGCAACCGCTAAGAGACGAATTTTAAACATATATCCTCCAAAATTTATTATTCATGATGAACTTATTAGTCATGTTCATACGTTTTAAACTATTAACAATGCGTTTGTTAAAAAATAAATAAACACCTACTCTAAAAATATAAGGGATATTAATATAACCGTTATATCTTCTATTTGAGTGGTTGTCATAAATTTAACATGAATAATTTATAATGTAGACATTTTTTATGATTTTATTTTGTTTTAACGACCGTTGCTAGTGCATTAAATGAACTAGGGTCAGGGGTTCAACTTAATGCCCAACCCTTTTAAGCCACAGTAGCCTGCGGGATTTTTGGCTAAGTATTGTTGATGATAATTTTCAGCATAATAAAAAATAGGGCTGGTTTTTATCTCAGTGGTAATTTTACAGAATCCCTTCGAGGTCAATTGATGCTGATAATGGTCTCTTGACTGTTTAGCCTGTTGCTGTTGTTGCGCTGAAAAAGTATATAAACAAGAACGGTATTGTGTTCCCTTATCATTCCCTTGTCTCATGCCTTGAGTTGGATTATGTGATTCCCAAAATAACGCTAAAAGTTGTAAATACGTTATTTCATCAGGGTGAAAAATAACCTTAACCACCTCGGCATGTTCTGTTGTTCCTGTACACACGTCATCATAAGTGGGATTTATTGTTTTCCCGCCCGCATAACCGACAGCAGTTGAAAATATCCCTTGCTGTTGCCAGAACATCCGTTCTGCCCCCCAAAAACAACCTAAACCAAAAATAGCGTGTTCGGTATTTTCAGGAAAAGGGGGCGTAAGGGGATTATTATTCACAAAATGTTTAGAGACCATGATTTTTTCCGTTTAACGAGTGTCAGGACTTAAATACTGTAATCCTAAGTTAAGACCAAAGGCAATTAATAACAATAATAAGCCGAGTGCTAATCCGCGTTCAAAATCCCCTTTACTGGTTTCTAAGGCAATGGCAGTGGTCATTGTTCGTGTTGTTCCTTGGATGTTACCCCCTAACATCATTGCAGCCCCTACTTCGCCAATAGCGCGTCCAAATCCTGTTATTATTGCTGCAAGGATGGCAAGACGGCATTCACTAAAAATAGGCATTATTTGTTGAAATGCGGTTGCTCCTAACATTTTTAAGGTTTCAAGTAAGCGGGGATCGCTAGCGTGTACGGCAATAAAAGTTAAATTTATGATAATGGGGGTAATTAAAAAGGCTTCCCCGATAATAACGGCGGTGTCCGTATAAAGTAATTGCCAGTCACCTAATAAGCCTCGTCGACTAAATAAACCATAAAAAATAAGCCCAATCATCACGGTTGGCATCGCCATCGCGGTATTTAATAAGTGTTGTACGAATTGTTTGCCCGTAAAGTGATGAATAGCGAGATTAATGCCTAAAAAAATACCGATCAAACTGGCAAAGAAGGTTGCGATAAAAGAAATTTTTAAGGAGGTAAAAACAATTTGGTAAATAGCGGGGTCAAACTGAATAATGAGTTGGCACGCGGCAAAGAAAGCTTCACTAAAATAATTCATTTTGAGTGAGCGTATAAAGTGCAATAGCAAGCCATGTTGCCCCGAGTAAAAACCAAGGTATTAAGTGCGCTTTTGAATGGTTGACAGGAACGACGGTTTCAATAGGCGTTTGTTTGGTTTTAATGACCTGTTTACGGTGTTTATCGGATTCCCTATTTTTCATTTTTTGCTGTTTTTTATACTGCGCAATTCCTTTTTCAATCCCTTGAGTAATTAATTTAGTGTGTTCTTTTGTTTGCTGAGGACGTTGTGTGGCGCGTGCAATTTTCATCGCCTCGGTTTCAGTTTCAGTTGAAATTTGTGATTTATACTTTGATGACATGCGTTATCCTTCTCGATAAGGTTCGAGTTCTATGGCGATAATCGTTGAACCTAATAGCGTCAGCTTTCCCTGATAGCGTTCTAATCCTGTGGATGAAAACTCAAAGCTGTAGGAACGCCAACCTTCAAATTGTCCCTTTTTATTCCGTTTTATCCAGAAAGCAGTGAGAGCAACGCATTCATCCAGCATTTGTAATTCCAGCTTTTGGCAATGACGTTTGGCCGCGTTGAGGGCAGTTTCGCGCGCTTTTAAGGCATTAGAAAAAAAATAAAACCCAAATAAAAGCAGCCCAATTAAAAAAAAATTAATCATTAAGATTTAAAAAAAATTAGAGTGAATTAGGTTATTGTAAAGTTTCCCCTTCATGCCTGCAAATACGTGTTTTAAATAATTTTCAGTTCACCTCGTTGATAATTTTAAGTACCATAGAAAAACTTTTAATTCTAATTAACGTCAAGGTACAGCTCAATGAACATGACTCGATGCCCCGAATGTAACCATCACCGTAAAGGTGAAGAATATAAATGCCCTAAATGTGATTGTTTTTATTCGCCTTTAGATGAAATCCTTGCAGCAGAAGCGGATGAAGTTGAAAAGCGCACCTTAGCAGGTCGATTTAAAGCAACCAAAGAATCCAGTAGTACATGGATTGCTTTTAAAGAAGAATATCAGCGTTTAAATGAAGCCAGTCCTTATAATATTACGTTAATTTTTTCGGTTATTTTTATGTTTGTTTTTACAATGACATTATCAGTTGTTGTGATGTAAGGGGATAAAATTAACTTGCTTTAACTTGCTAACTCGTTATAATCCCCTCCCTACTTTCTGGTGTCTGAATTGATTAATTAATGAAGACTTAAATGGGAAGTCGGTGCGTAAGGACTAATCCTTACAAAGCCGACGCTGCCCCCGCAACGGTAAATAAGTAAAAAATAAATCTGAAGCCACTGTCTATTTAACGATGGGAAGGCGATTTATTAGGCCATTAGCCACTTATAAGCCCGGAGACCTGCCAATGAGTTTATTCGCACAGCGGTGGGCTGTTTATGCGGGCAAAGTCTTGTATTTTATACCCCCCTTTGTTTGCCCTTCTCCCTCTGCTGCATTTTAGTTTTCATTTTGCGCGGGCGGCGCAGAGGGCATTATGTACCCCCCTTATTTATTTTTGCTAACCTTCGTTGTTAGCCCAGCTTATGCACACCTTCATGGTGACAAAGAGCAAGATAAAGTTTTTAATTACAAATCTCCTCATAATATGGAATCTTATCAGGCTGTTGAGCACGAAGAAGACTATTATGGCTGCAGTGGTTATCTTCGCACAGGTTTTATTCAAACACAGGTTCATTTTGTTAACACAACCTCGGCCAGTGCTGTTGCGGCGGAATTAGGTTGTGGCTATCGTCTTAATTCGTATGTTAAAGCGCATTTAGGTATTTTTGGCGTGTTAAACTCAGGCTTAAATAGCCACAATGATGATAACCTTCATGGTGAATTTTTTAATGCGAATAAAGAGAGTTATTTAATGTTAGGTGAAGCGGTATTAACGTTATCGTATGAAAATTTTGAAGCTCATTTAGGGCGACAAAATTTTGATTCTCCGCATTTAGATAGCGATGATTTACGCATGGTCGCCAATTTATTTGAAGCTTATTTGGTCGATTATCATTTCATTGAAAATTTATATGGGGGAGCTGGGTTTATTCGTGAAGCATCGGGTTGGGAAAATGGCGTTAACGCCTCCCATTTTATTTCCATTGGTGAAGCGCTGGGTGGAAAACAGTCAGGAGCTTGGGTTAGTTGGTTAAGTTATGAGCAAGCCTTTTTAACTGGAAACGCTTGGTTTTATTTAATTCCCGATCATTTGGTTATGACTTATGGGGAACTCATTATGAGACATGATTTAACGGAAAGTATTTCATATAGTTTAGGGGTGCAATATGATGGGGGGCATTCAATCGGACGACATGAATTGGGGCTTATTGAGGCGCATACTTTTGGCGTTATGGGGGCGGTTTCAATTCATGGATTAACGCTCACCGCAGCGTATAATAAAAACTTTGGAAAATCAGGCGCGTTAGCGAGTATCGGCGGTGGGGCTTTTTTTACGTCACTAGAAGATCAAACCTTGGATGCTGTCATTGGTGTTGATAGTCAAAGTTACTTAATTGGTTTAGATTATACCCTCAATGATCACATAAATTTTGGCATTGTGTTCGGTGAATTTAATGCAATGAATAAGCACGACTACCAGACAGAAGAAATTAATTATTTTATCAATTACAATTGGAATGATACGTTAACCACGGAATTAATTTATGCGAGGGTTGATGATAAAAATTCAAATGAAGACACTAACCAGTTACGCGCTATTATTACTTACCGTTACTAGAGACCTTTTATGTATTTTAGAAATCTTATTTTATCCGCGATGGCTGTTGCGATAGTTGCAGGTTTATTTTTAAGCCTTTATCAACATTTCTTTATAACGCCTATTATTTTAGCCTCAGAACTTTATGAGGTGACTGAACCGAATGCGACAGGCGTGGCGGAAGCATGGAGTCCAGAAGAGGGGACGGAGCGTTCATCTTTTAGCTTAATGGCTAATTTTTTAGTGTGCTTTGCTTTTAGTTTATTACTATTAAGTGCGATGGCAGTCAGAACGTCAATTAAATTATCACAAGGTATTTTTTGGGGCGGAGCCGCTTATTTAAGTGTTTTTATTGCCCCAGCATTAGGACTCTTACCTGAAATTCCAGGGATGGAAGCGGCGCATTTAGAAGGACGACAAAGCTGGTGGTTACTCACCGTTTTATTAACAGGCATTGGCTTGTGGTTGATTGCATTTAAATCAATCACTTTAAAAGGGATCGGGGGGGGCTTATTATTGATTCCTCACCTAATTGGTGCGCCACAGCCTGAAATTCATGGGTTTGTAAATACAGATCCTCATGCTATCAATGTATTAACGATGTTATGGCATGACTTCATCTTACAGACCAGTGTTGCCAATGGTTTATTATGGCTTATAATTGGCATGTTATCGGCCTTGTTAACGGCTAAATTTATTCATCCACTTAATTCTTAAGGAACAACTATGTCTATTACTACACAACCTCAAATACGGGAAGAAAATCAGGTTAATAAAAAGAGCCAAATTTTAGCCAGTGCTTTATTAGGGCTTATTATTTTATCTGCTGTTGGGTTCGCGCCTTTAGAGGTGATTCATAATGCAACACATGACACGCGTCATAGTTCAGGGTTTCCTTGTCATTAGATAAAATTTCTTATATCGGTTATCATTTCAAGGTTTAGATTTTTATTAAAAGGTCTTGTGAAAGATAAATAAATTTTTACAAGATCTTATTTTTTAACCTTAATAAGGCAAAGTATAATGACTCAAGATGAATTAAAACAACAAGTTGCAAAATCTGCAATTAAATATGTAAAAGGTGAATCCATTATTGGTGTGGGTACGGGTTCCACGGTTAATTTTTTTATTGACTTATTAGCCGATATAAAAAATGATATAGATGCGGCTGTTTCTAGCTCTATTGTCACCACTAAACGATTAGAAAAAATCGGGATTCGGGTGATTGAATTATCGGAAGTGGATAGAATTGGCGTTTATGTTGATGGCGCAGATGAAGTTAATCCACAAAAGAAAATGATTAAAGGCGGCGGTGGGGCATTAACGCGTGAAAAAATCGTAGCGGCCGTCAGTAATAAATTTGTCTGTATTGTTGATGATTCCAAGTGTGTTGACGTGATGGGAAAATTTCCTTTACCGATTGAAGTCATTCCTATGGCGCGTAGCTATGTGGCTAGAGAATTAGTTAAAATGGGAGGACAACCTGTTTGGCGACAAAATTATGTAACGGATAATGGTTGTGAAATTATTGATATTCATAATTTAAATATTATGGAGCCGATGACGTTGGAAAAAGAGATTAATAATATTCCAGGGGTGGTCACGGTTGGCTTATTTGCTTTGCGTGATGCGGATGTTGTCCTTGTGGGTAAAGGTAGCGAAGTTATCACCTATTAACGTGCAATAAAAACCATTTTACCGATGGCTTATTTTTATTCTAACCTCTCTCACCGCTTTAAAAAACTATAATTATGTTACTAATTCCTGCAATTGATTTAAAAGATGGAAAATGTGTTCGTTTACGCCAAGGACGAATGGACGATAACACCCTATTTTCAGATGACCCAGTGGCTGTTGCTGGGCGTTGGGTAGAGGCAGGGGCTAAACGCATTCATCTCGTTGATTTAGATGGTGCCTTTGCGGGGAAACCTAAAAATGCAGAGGTGATTAATCAAATCGTTAAACGTTATCCTAATGTCCCTGTACAAATAGGGGGTGGAATTCGTGATAAAGAAACGGTGAATGCTTATTTGGAAACAGGCGTTGAATACGTTATTATTGGATCTAAAGCCGTCAGTGATCCTGATTTTGTGAAAGAGGTTGCAAAAGAATTTTCAGGGCATGTTATTGTTGGGTTAGATGCAAAAGAGGGCATGGTTGCTATTGATGGCTGGGCAAAATTATCAGATTATCATGTTATTGATTTAGCTAAGAAATTTGAAAATTACGGTGTAGAAGCAATCATATATACGGATATTGCACGAGATGGAATGATGCAAGGAGTCAATGTTGAGGCAACGGTAAAATTAGCACAAGCCATTAATATTCCTGTCATTGCTTCAGGTGGAATAACAAATATAGACGATATTCACGCGTTGGGTCATGTGGCTAATGAAGGGATTATGGGTGCAATTACGGGACGCGCTATTTATGAAGGAACATTG from Methylococcales bacterium carries:
- a CDS encoding cytochrome-c peroxidase; translation: MFKIRLLAVAITLASSVSMAHAWESLPTKAPAPADNPTTAEKVKLGQMLYHDPRLSSTGTVSCASCHNTMAGGEDNRAGSMGVHGQVGGRSAPTVWNAAFNKVQFWDGRAPSLEAQAAGPVTNPIEMGMKSWDDVVVRLKAVEGYQTAFTAVFGKDSISEENATKAIAAYERTLITPNSPYDKFVNGDKSALTPQQIRGMKKVAELGCTSCHSGAAFNGAGTFQKFPANDNGYFEAKFNFKKDKGLAEVTEKEKDEHFWKVPTLRNIALTAPYFHNGSVKTLKQAVEIMAKLQLNKDLSDNETADIIAFLNALTGQFPKQTMPELPSTPGSTFTP
- the msrA gene encoding peptide-methionine (S)-S-oxide reductase MsrA: MVSKHFVNNNPLTPPFPENTEHAIFGLGCFWGAERMFWQQQGIFSTAVGYAGGKTINPTYDDVCTGTTEHAEVVKVIFHPDEITYLQLLALFWESHNPTQGMRQGNDKGTQYRSCLYTFSAQQQQQAKQSRDHYQHQLTSKGFCKITTEIKTSPIFYYAENYHQQYLAKNPAGYCGLKGLGIKLNP
- a CDS encoding ABC transporter permease yields the protein MNYFSEAFFAACQLIIQFDPAIYQIVFTSLKISFIATFFASLIGIFLGINLAIHHFTGKQFVQHLLNTAMAMPTVMIGLIFYGLFSRRGLLGDWQLLYTDTAVIIGEAFLITPIIINLTFIAVHASDPRLLETLKMLGATAFQQIMPIFSECRLAILAAIITGFGRAIGEVGAAMMLGGNIQGTTRTMTTAIALETSKGDFERGLALGLLLLLIAFGLNLGLQYLSPDTR
- a CDS encoding DUF2956 domain-containing protein, which translates into the protein MSSKYKSQISTETETEAMKIARATQRPQQTKEHTKLITQGIEKGIAQYKKQQKMKNRESDKHRKQVIKTKQTPIETVVPVNHSKAHLIPWFLLGATWLAIALYTLTQNELF
- a CDS encoding DUF3301 domain-containing protein, whose product is MINFFLIGLLLFGFYFFSNALKARETALNAAKRHCQKLELQMLDECVALTAFWIKRNKKGQFEGWRSYSFEFSSTGLERYQGKLTLLGSTIIAIELEPYREG
- a CDS encoding OprD family outer membrane porin → MESYQAVEHEEDYYGCSGYLRTGFIQTQVHFVNTTSASAVAAELGCGYRLNSYVKAHLGIFGVLNSGLNSHNDDNLHGEFFNANKESYLMLGEAVLTLSYENFEAHLGRQNFDSPHLDSDDLRMVANLFEAYLVDYHFIENLYGGAGFIREASGWENGVNASHFISIGEALGGKQSGAWVSWLSYEQAFLTGNAWFYLIPDHLVMTYGELIMRHDLTESISYSLGVQYDGGHSIGRHELGLIEAHTFGVMGAVSIHGLTLTAAYNKNFGKSGALASIGGGAFFTSLEDQTLDAVIGVDSQSYLIGLDYTLNDHINFGIVFGEFNAMNKHDYQTEEINYFINYNWNDTLTTELIYARVDDKNSNEDTNQLRAIITYRY
- a CDS encoding CbtA family protein; amino-acid sequence: MYFRNLILSAMAVAIVAGLFLSLYQHFFITPIILASELYEVTEPNATGVAEAWSPEEGTERSSFSLMANFLVCFAFSLLLLSAMAVRTSIKLSQGIFWGGAAYLSVFIAPALGLLPEIPGMEAAHLEGRQSWWLLTVLLTGIGLWLIAFKSITLKGIGGGLLLIPHLIGAPQPEIHGFVNTDPHAINVLTMLWHDFILQTSVANGLLWLIIGMLSALLTAKFIHPLNS
- a CDS encoding CbtB domain-containing protein, which gives rise to MSITTQPQIREENQVNKKSQILASALLGLIILSAVGFAPLEVIHNATHDTRHSSGFPCH
- the rpiA gene encoding ribose-5-phosphate isomerase RpiA, whose translation is MTQDELKQQVAKSAIKYVKGESIIGVGTGSTVNFFIDLLADIKNDIDAAVSSSIVTTKRLEKIGIRVIELSEVDRIGVYVDGADEVNPQKKMIKGGGGALTREKIVAAVSNKFVCIVDDSKCVDVMGKFPLPIEVIPMARSYVARELVKMGGQPVWRQNYVTDNGCEIIDIHNLNIMEPMTLEKEINNIPGVVTVGLFALRDADVVLVGKGSEVITY
- the hisA gene encoding 1-(5-phosphoribosyl)-5-[(5-phosphoribosylamino)methylideneamino]imidazole-4-carboxamide isomerase, which encodes MLLIPAIDLKDGKCVRLRQGRMDDNTLFSDDPVAVAGRWVEAGAKRIHLVDLDGAFAGKPKNAEVINQIVKRYPNVPVQIGGGIRDKETVNAYLETGVEYVIIGSKAVSDPDFVKEVAKEFSGHVIVGLDAKEGMVAIDGWAKLSDYHVIDLAKKFENYGVEAIIYTDIARDGMMQGVNVEATVKLAQAINIPVIASGGITNIDDIHALGHVANEGIMGAITGRAIYEGTLDFIEAEKVSESYS